A region of Malaciobacter marinus DNA encodes the following proteins:
- a CDS encoding substrate-binding domain-containing protein, whose product MFKQFFILIFTTFIINSTLMAKQKPTLIFYCGITMVKPIKQMAKIIEEKYNCNIKISQGGSKDLYDALKYSKKGDLYLPGSDSYRIKNKKDSLIIDSAFIGYNQAAIFVEKNNPLKIKDLDAFVNSMNSSILCNPNSGSIGKMTKKIFLAYKGEDFFNEAYDNAIEIGTDSRNLNRSLIEKRTNITINWKATAMWNENSKHIDVIEIDEKYAPKKRLEINLLSFSKNKKIAKAFMEFAKSKQGQQIMKEYGF is encoded by the coding sequence ATGTTTAAACAATTTTTTATTTTAATATTTACTACTTTTATAATTAACTCAACACTAATGGCAAAGCAAAAACCAACTTTAATTTTTTATTGTGGAATAACAATGGTTAAACCAATTAAACAAATGGCTAAAATTATTGAAGAAAAATACAATTGTAATATCAAAATCTCACAAGGTGGGTCAAAAGATTTATATGATGCATTGAAATATTCAAAAAAAGGTGATTTATATCTTCCTGGAAGTGATTCATATAGAATCAAAAATAAAAAAGATTCACTTATAATTGATAGTGCTTTTATAGGATATAACCAAGCAGCTATTTTTGTAGAAAAAAACAATCCTTTAAAAATAAAAGATTTAGATGCATTTGTAAATTCTATGAACTCTTCTATTTTATGTAATCCCAATTCAGGTAGTATTGGAAAAATGACAAAAAAAATATTTCTTGCATACAAAGGTGAAGATTTTTTCAATGAAGCCTACGACAATGCAATTGAGATTGGAACTGATTCAAGGAATTTAAACAGATCTCTTATTGAAAAAAGAACAAATATAACTATTAATTGGAAAGCAACTGCAATGTGGAATGAAAACTCAAAACATATAGATGTAATTGAAATTGATGAAAAATATGCTCCTAAAAAAAGACTTGAAATAAATCTTTTAAGTTTTTCAAAAAATAAAAAGATTGCAAAAGCTTTTATGGAGTTTGCAAAAAGTAAACAAGGTCAACAAATAATGAAAGAATATGGATTTTAA
- a CDS encoding sensor histidine kinase, with protein MIKLSLANKQNTLSKLILLVSIFLIGIISLIVLHFFFLNLLENLDDKTKNQEAKIQIGEYIVNDLYKIRSDFYEIATTTTNKRSRELILNRLKQRVKTIKNALDILENGGELKRVLRLNIVGHNNTIKKINYIKENKSIVSLESIDLRPKLEQLINMTNQLKLLLNKAELYRSSKNHKEFEKLTKKITRFYKLTPAFFIRITENTRRLQYEGEITLQKLQNQIKKEKMQYQKLELILIASIIFIVLILTYFIVKQINKNAKTLFDLNTQLEKKMQELKMQEAATRGILDGQPNIVVVSNGEEMLDANSALVDFFNGYNTFDDFKDEHACICDFFQDINRKDFILDIDYDGLMWYEYILQNPNKLHKVAMKNLNGLHYFSIVAKKKLLNDKNFIIIISLNDISKEIKVQEQLAKLNDNLENIVDSKTKQLQDLNETLEKKVQEELEKNRAKDKKMIQQSRFAALGEMIGNIAHQWRQPLSAISSTASSMQLQMELGINQKEDIEKSYESIITYVEFLTQTIEDFRNFFKEDKEKSEFDIQKILKNSLSITAASYKDRNIDVLTNFKEDINITFGFPNELSQVFLNILSNAKDAFTNNKIKTPQVTINIFEKDAYNIIEIIDNAGGIDIKNIEKIFDPYFTTKHQTQGTGIGLYMSKEIIQKHMNGLLNVENRIITVNNTTYKGACFTILLPKL; from the coding sequence TTGATAAAACTATCACTTGCAAATAAACAAAATACCCTTTCAAAACTAATTTTATTAGTTAGTATATTTTTAATAGGAATTATAAGTTTAATAGTACTTCACTTTTTCTTTTTAAATTTATTAGAAAACTTAGATGATAAAACAAAAAATCAAGAAGCAAAAATACAAATTGGTGAATATATAGTAAATGATTTATATAAAATCCGTTCAGATTTTTATGAAATTGCAACAACCACAACAAATAAAAGAAGTAGAGAGTTAATTTTAAATAGATTAAAACAAAGAGTAAAAACAATAAAAAACGCCCTTGACATTTTAGAAAATGGTGGAGAATTAAAAAGAGTACTTAGACTTAATATTGTTGGTCACAATAATACAATAAAAAAAATAAATTATATAAAAGAGAATAAAAGTATTGTCTCTTTAGAATCAATTGATTTAAGACCAAAATTAGAACAACTTATTAATATGACAAATCAATTAAAACTACTTTTAAATAAAGCAGAACTTTACAGATCTTCAAAAAATCATAAAGAGTTTGAGAAATTAACAAAAAAAATTACAAGATTTTATAAATTAACTCCTGCATTTTTTATTAGAATTACAGAAAATACAAGAAGATTGCAATATGAAGGTGAGATTACACTTCAAAAATTACAAAATCAAATTAAAAAAGAGAAAATGCAATATCAAAAATTAGAGCTAATTCTTATTGCTTCAATTATATTTATTGTTTTAATACTTACTTATTTTATAGTAAAACAAATAAATAAAAATGCAAAAACTCTTTTTGATTTAAATACACAATTAGAAAAAAAAATGCAAGAATTAAAAATGCAAGAAGCTGCAACAAGAGGTATATTAGATGGACAACCTAATATAGTAGTTGTAAGTAATGGCGAAGAGATGCTTGATGCGAATAGTGCTTTAGTAGATTTTTTCAATGGCTATAATACATTTGATGATTTTAAAGATGAGCATGCATGCATTTGTGATTTTTTTCAAGATATAAATAGAAAAGACTTTATATTAGATATTGATTATGATGGCTTAATGTGGTATGAATATATTTTACAAAATCCAAATAAACTTCATAAAGTAGCTATGAAAAATCTAAATGGCTTACACTATTTTTCAATAGTAGCAAAAAAGAAACTCTTAAATGATAAGAATTTTATAATCATAATATCACTAAATGATATTTCAAAAGAGATAAAGGTGCAAGAGCAATTAGCAAAACTAAATGATAATTTAGAAAATATTGTTGATTCAAAAACAAAACAACTTCAAGACTTAAATGAAACCTTAGAAAAGAAAGTTCAAGAAGAGTTAGAAAAAAATAGAGCAAAAGATAAAAAAATGATTCAACAATCAAGATTTGCAGCCCTTGGAGAAATGATAGGAAATATTGCTCATCAATGGAGACAACCTTTATCAGCTATATCTTCAACAGCTTCATCAATGCAACTTCAAATGGAACTTGGCATTAATCAAAAAGAAGATATTGAAAAATCCTATGAATCTATAATTACATATGTCGAGTTTTTGACTCAAACAATAGAAGACTTTAGAAACTTTTTTAAAGAAGATAAAGAAAAAAGTGAGTTTGATATACAAAAAATACTTAAAAATAGTCTTAGCATAACAGCAGCATCATATAAAGATAGAAATATTGATGTACTAACAAACTTCAAAGAAGATATAAATATCACTTTTGGATTCCCAAATGAGCTTTCACAAGTTTTTTTGAATATTTTAAGTAATGCAAAAGATGCTTTTACAAACAACAAAATAAAAACCCCACAAGTTACCATAAATATTTTTGAAAAAGATGCATATAATATCATTGAAATAATTGATAATGCAGGAGGAATTGATATAAAAAATATTGAAAAAATCTTTGACCCTTACTTTACAACAAAACATCAAACACAAGGTACTGGAATTGGTTTATATATGAGTAAAGAAATTATACAAAAACATATGAATGGTTTATTAAATGTTGAAAATAGGATAATAACAGTTAATAACACTACTTACAAAGGTGCTTGTTTTACTATCTTATTACCAAAACTTTAG
- the ilvC gene encoding ketol-acid reductoisomerase has product MALNVYYDKDCNIDLIKSKKVAMIGFGSQGHAHAENLRDSGVEVIVGLRKGGSSWAKAEAKGFTVKTIAEATAQSDIVMILLPDENQADIYKSEIEANLKDGATIAFGHGFNIHYGRIAPAKNINVMMVAPKAPGHTVRSEFQKGGGIPDLIAIHQDPSQNTKDIALSYASAIGGGRTGIIETTFKDETETDLFGEQAVLCGGVSALVQAGFETLTDAGYPAEMAYFECLHELKLIVDLMFEGGVHDMRYSISNTAEYGDMVSGPRVINEESKKAMKDILTEIQNGKFAKDFILEGQSGYPRMTAERNNLFNHPLEVTGRRLRDMMPWIKANKIVDQEKN; this is encoded by the coding sequence ATGGCATTAAATGTTTACTATGATAAAGATTGTAATATTGATTTAATAAAGTCAAAAAAAGTAGCAATGATTGGATTTGGTTCACAAGGTCATGCACACGCTGAAAACTTAAGAGATTCAGGTGTTGAAGTAATTGTTGGATTAAGAAAAGGTGGTTCATCTTGGGCAAAAGCAGAGGCTAAAGGTTTTACTGTAAAAACTATAGCTGAAGCAACTGCACAAAGTGATATTGTAATGATTTTATTACCAGATGAAAATCAAGCTGATATTTATAAAAGTGAAATTGAAGCAAACTTAAAAGATGGTGCAACTATTGCATTTGGACATGGGTTTAACATTCACTATGGAAGAATTGCTCCTGCTAAAAATATCAATGTAATGATGGTTGCTCCAAAAGCACCAGGACATACTGTAAGATCTGAATTTCAAAAAGGTGGAGGAATTCCAGATTTAATTGCAATTCATCAAGATCCATCACAAAACACTAAAGATATAGCATTATCTTATGCAAGTGCAATTGGTGGAGGAAGAACAGGTATTATTGAAACAACTTTCAAAGATGAAACTGAAACTGATTTATTTGGTGAGCAAGCTGTACTTTGTGGTGGTGTTTCAGCATTAGTTCAAGCTGGATTTGAAACATTAACAGATGCTGGATATCCTGCTGAGATGGCATATTTTGAGTGTTTACACGAATTAAAATTAATTGTTGATTTAATGTTTGAGGGTGGAGTTCATGATATGAGATACTCTATTTCAAATACTGCTGAATATGGTGATATGGTTTCTGGACCAAGAGTTATTAATGAAGAGTCTAAAAAAGCAATGAAAGATATTTTAACTGAAATTCAAAATGGTAAATTTGCAAAAGATTTCATTTTAGAAGGACAATCAGGTTATCCAAGAATGACAGCTGAAAGAAATAACTTATTTAATCATCCACTAGAAGTAACTGGTAGAAGATTAAGAGATATGATGCCTTGGATTAAAGCAAATAAAATTGTAGACCAAGAGAAAAACTAA
- a CDS encoding divergent polysaccharide deacetylase family protein, which yields MTKRKPRKNNPRKNTSPKNRKKKTQKNNNKLKTINLILLILILALVTSVLSYFFLLKKDNKELKNTIKVEIKKDLDLNNYTDKKIEKYFMDESNKVKYEEYTKEFDKEYIHKKAKNLEKKEIKNEVSKTIKKEPKKDKKSKLVIIIDDVTLQRQVDSILDIGYKVTMSFLPPTKQHPHSSKVAKGLPFYMIHFPMQAQSFKFEEENTLHVGDSYKKIEARVKELKQAYPDAVYTNNHTGSKFTSDEKSMDYLFKALKKHNLVFVDSRTTAKTVAKKYAKKYDMPYIARNIFIDNKKDFNYIQNQLKKAIRISKKSGYSIAIGHPYSITLKVLKESKPLLKDLELIYLSELPFLPKP from the coding sequence ATGACAAAAAGAAAACCAAGAAAAAATAACCCAAGAAAAAACACTTCACCTAAAAATAGAAAAAAGAAGACTCAAAAAAACAATAATAAACTAAAAACAATAAACCTAATTTTATTAATACTTATATTAGCACTAGTTACATCAGTATTAAGTTATTTCTTTTTATTAAAAAAAGATAACAAAGAACTCAAAAATACAATAAAAGTCGAAATTAAAAAAGATTTAGATTTAAATAATTATACAGATAAAAAAATTGAAAAATATTTTATGGATGAATCAAATAAAGTAAAATATGAAGAGTATACAAAAGAGTTTGACAAAGAGTATATACACAAAAAAGCAAAAAATTTAGAAAAAAAAGAAATTAAAAATGAAGTTTCAAAAACAATAAAAAAAGAACCAAAAAAAGATAAAAAATCTAAACTTGTTATTATAATTGATGATGTTACACTTCAAAGACAAGTTGATAGTATTTTAGATATTGGATATAAAGTTACAATGTCTTTTTTACCTCCAACAAAACAACATCCACACTCATCAAAAGTTGCAAAAGGCTTACCTTTTTATATGATACATTTTCCTATGCAAGCTCAATCTTTTAAGTTTGAAGAAGAAAATACCTTACATGTTGGTGACTCATATAAAAAAATTGAAGCAAGAGTTAAAGAACTAAAGCAAGCATATCCAGACGCTGTTTATACAAACAATCATACAGGAAGTAAATTTACTTCAGATGAAAAAAGTATGGATTACTTATTTAAAGCATTAAAAAAACATAACTTAGTTTTTGTAGATAGTAGAACAACAGCTAAAACAGTAGCAAAAAAATATGCAAAGAAATATGATATGCCATATATTGCAAGAAATATATTTATTGATAATAAAAAAGATTTTAATTACATTCAAAATCAATTAAAAAAAGCTATTAGAATCTCTAAAAAAAGTGGTTATTCAATTGCCATTGGACATCCTTATAGTATTACATTAAAAGTACTAAAAGAGTCTAAACCACTTTTAAAAGATTTAGAACTAATATATTTAAGTGAACTTCCATTTTTACCAAAACCTTGA
- a CDS encoding DNA-processing protein DprA: MTEILDFHIKKLDSLKKYPNELFFRGDINLLDKPSISIVGTRRPINYTKQLCYELSSKLSQRGVCIISGGAMGVDAIAHQGAGFDNTICVLANGLNIKYPKVNKNILNSIEKQGLLLSTYKDDFKATRYTFVHRNEVVVALGDILIIMQADENSGSIRSLEYALKMNKKVYTIAHRIEDNKGLIKYIKKGFVEVIYDIDEFVNSFKHQNSKQEDEVINYLKTKPTYEEALIKYNDKIFEYELNCIFKVENGVCVLL, from the coding sequence ATGACTGAAATTTTAGATTTTCATATAAAGAAATTAGACTCATTAAAGAAATATCCAAATGAACTCTTTTTTAGAGGAGATATAAATTTATTAGATAAACCTAGTATCTCAATAGTTGGCACAAGAAGACCTATAAACTATACTAAACAGTTATGTTATGAATTATCATCAAAACTATCTCAAAGAGGAGTTTGCATTATAAGTGGTGGAGCAATGGGAGTTGATGCCATAGCTCACCAAGGAGCAGGCTTTGATAATACCATATGTGTATTGGCAAATGGACTTAATATAAAATATCCCAAAGTAAATAAAAATATTTTAAACTCCATTGAAAAACAAGGTTTACTTTTAAGTACTTATAAAGATGATTTTAAAGCTACTAGATACACCTTTGTACATAGAAATGAAGTAGTAGTAGCTTTAGGTGATATATTAATTATAATGCAAGCAGATGAGAACTCAGGAAGTATTAGAAGCTTAGAGTATGCTCTAAAAATGAATAAAAAAGTATATACAATCGCCCATAGGATTGAAGATAATAAAGGGCTTATCAAATATATTAAAAAAGGTTTCGTTGAAGTAATTTATGATATTGATGAGTTTGTAAATAGCTTTAAACATCAAAATTCTAAACAAGAAGATGAAGTAATAAATTATCTAAAAACGAAACCTACATATGAAGAAGCACTAATAAAATACAATGATAAAATCTTTGAATATGAATTAAACTGCATTTTCAAAGTAGAAAATGGAGTTTGTGTACTTCTTTAA
- a CDS encoding cache domain-containing protein has product MTINKNFVFLILFVAISSFFLFWAFNNYMIYEQKSSNEDTMDVYLNDLAKEIKKNKELVLTSAVLISKNDDIKRCLKTNNKQDCIKYLQKSKRSLVSTSLFKDIKIHLHRKDLKSFFRLWDLKNSKNDSLKDFRYCLKIVKNEKKAKSCIEIGRFSMLIRGVSPVVDNGEYLGSIEAIIDFSSIIEHFKEKDIKLYVLMNKDYLSIPTKVKFKKEQILNNYVILNNKIENFSFLDNKRFEHTGYIKKSNYYLLYTPIYNISKEQIGTYVLKIYI; this is encoded by the coding sequence ATGACAATTAATAAGAATTTTGTTTTTCTAATACTATTCGTTGCAATTAGTTCGTTTTTTCTATTTTGGGCATTTAATAATTATATGATTTATGAACAAAAAAGCAGTAATGAAGATACAATGGATGTATATCTTAATGATTTAGCAAAAGAGATAAAAAAAAATAAAGAGTTAGTATTAACTTCTGCTGTTTTAATTTCAAAAAATGATGATATAAAAAGGTGTTTAAAAACTAATAATAAACAAGACTGTATTAAATATTTACAAAAATCAAAACGAAGTTTAGTTAGTACTTCATTGTTTAAAGATATAAAAATTCATTTGCATAGAAAAGATTTAAAAAGTTTTTTTAGATTATGGGATTTAAAAAATAGTAAAAATGATTCATTAAAAGATTTTAGATACTGTTTGAAAATAGTAAAAAATGAAAAAAAAGCAAAATCCTGTATTGAAATTGGTCGTTTTTCCATGTTAATTAGAGGAGTTAGTCCTGTAGTTGATAATGGAGAATATTTAGGATCAATTGAAGCAATTATAGATTTTAGTTCAATTATTGAACATTTTAAAGAAAAAGATATCAAACTTTATGTACTTATGAATAAAGATTATTTATCTATACCTACAAAAGTTAAATTTAAAAAAGAACAAATTTTAAATAATTATGTCATATTAAACAATAAAATAGAAAATTTTTCTTTCTTGGATAATAAAAGATTTGAACATACAGGATATATAAAAAAATCAAATTATTATTTATTATATACTCCAATATACAATATTAGCAAGGAACAAATTGGTACATATGTATTAAAAATATATATATGA
- a CDS encoding sensor histidine kinase: MKYQVNEKKVAYFYTFLVMVLFSIPTYFAVVFSFEKELILKELALEKFTNDLERKIYSENMDLSRSVKIKFALFDENMQLISSNLSKEIVYYDFKTYIDYPYMYYKQEIEYKNKYNARYIISEVQINYAKMIFIASLLFLVILANIYILNKVIIKSTARPYELMQKYTNSFFNDTMHELKTPLGVININLDLLVQKSEANKYTRRMKTALKQIQITYEDIEYHIKNKKVKYIKEKLNISNLLHSRIDFFEDLANSKAIYFDVNIDNECYVFMNSLEFQRIIDNTLSNAIKYSNPKNKIEIKLENKNDISKLSIRDYGHGIKNIKSAFNRFDRQDEVQGGFGLGLNIIKNITNKNGIKIDVETKVDEGSTFIYEFRNYKKKFLDGVEDDN; this comes from the coding sequence TTGAAATACCAAGTTAATGAAAAAAAAGTAGCCTATTTTTATACTTTTTTAGTGATGGTACTTTTTTCAATACCTACATATTTTGCAGTTGTTTTCTCTTTTGAAAAAGAGCTTATTTTAAAAGAGTTAGCCCTTGAAAAATTTACAAATGATTTAGAAAGAAAGATATATTCTGAAAATATGGATTTGTCAAGAAGTGTAAAAATAAAGTTTGCACTTTTTGATGAAAATATGCAATTAATCTCTTCAAATTTATCTAAAGAAATAGTCTATTATGATTTTAAGACATATATTGACTATCCTTACATGTATTACAAGCAAGAAATAGAATATAAAAATAAATATAATGCAAGATATATAATTAGTGAAGTACAAATAAATTATGCAAAAATGATTTTTATTGCAAGTTTGCTTTTTTTGGTAATACTTGCAAATATATATATTCTAAATAAAGTTATAATAAAAAGTACAGCAAGACCTTATGAGTTAATGCAAAAGTATACTAACTCTTTTTTTAATGATACTATGCATGAATTAAAAACTCCCTTGGGTGTAATTAATATAAATTTAGATTTACTTGTTCAAAAAAGTGAAGCAAATAAATATACAAGAAGAATGAAAACTGCATTAAAGCAAATACAAATCACCTATGAAGATATAGAATATCATATAAAAAATAAAAAAGTAAAATATATAAAAGAAAAACTTAATATATCAAATTTATTGCATTCAAGAATAGACTTTTTTGAGGATCTTGCAAATTCAAAAGCTATCTATTTTGATGTAAATATTGACAATGAATGTTATGTATTTATGAACTCTTTAGAGTTTCAACGAATAATTGATAATACATTAAGTAATGCAATAAAGTACTCAAATCCAAAAAATAAAATCGAAATAAAATTAGAAAATAAAAATGATATATCAAAACTTAGTATTAGAGATTATGGACATGGTATCAAAAATATTAAGTCAGCTTTTAATAGATTTGATAGACAAGATGAGGTTCAAGGAGGATTTGGACTTGGGTTAAATATTATAAAAAATATTACAAATAAAAATGGAATAAAAATAGATGTTGAGACAAAAGTAGATGAGGGTAGTACCTTTATATATGAATTTAGAAATTATAAAAAGAAGTTTTTAGATGGAGTTGAAGATGACAATTAA
- a CDS encoding response regulator transcription factor yields MKILLLEDDYNYNESITEYLEDLGFQVDSFYDGEEALDAIVENSYYLLILDIKVPKLNGHELIKYINEMGNKTPILIMTSLVDIDNMTIGYELGCDDYLKKPFELKELELRVNQLIRSKYNTDKNSTYKLKDGYTFEFISGILRKDDIEIELTSKEIELVRFLIKNANCYCEIENLRENVWEGKEIHYADIRMYISKIRVKTSKEFIVSSRGLGYKIEIPS; encoded by the coding sequence ATGAAAATATTACTTTTAGAAGATGATTATAATTATAATGAAAGTATTACTGAATACTTAGAGGATTTAGGGTTTCAAGTTGATAGCTTTTATGATGGGGAAGAAGCATTAGATGCTATTGTAGAAAATAGTTACTACTTGTTGATTTTGGATATTAAAGTTCCAAAATTGAATGGTCACGAATTAATCAAATATATAAATGAAATGGGAAATAAAACACCAATACTTATAATGACTTCTTTGGTTGATATTGATAATATGACTATTGGATATGAGTTAGGTTGTGATGATTATTTAAAAAAACCATTTGAATTAAAAGAGTTAGAGTTAAGAGTAAATCAATTAATTAGAAGTAAATATAATACAGATAAAAACTCAACATATAAACTAAAAGATGGTTATACTTTTGAGTTTATTTCAGGAATATTAAGAAAAGATGATATTGAAATAGAATTAACATCAAAAGAGATAGAGTTAGTAAGGTTTTTAATTAAAAATGCAAACTGTTACTGTGAAATTGAAAATTTAAGAGAGAATGTTTGGGAAGGAAAAGAGATACATTATGCAGATATTAGAATGTATATTAGTAAAATTAGAGTTAAAACTAGTAAAGAGTTCATAGTATCTTCACGAGGATTGGGATATAAAATTGAAATACCAAGTTAA
- the nrfD gene encoding NrfD/PsrC family molybdoenzyme membrane anchor subunit: MNNMWGSTAQYEVISWPWPIAVYLFLAGLSAGSIIIALLVKWNRHEKDSSSIWDAMVKAGAIISPLTICVGLLLLIVDLGKPLSFYWLLISYNFTSVMTLGVIALFIYTPLAFVFMGLIFEDTIKENKLLSIFSPIISYIKSFEVYAKRIEYVLFGLALIVGAYTGFLLSANMTYPLWNSPVLPILFLASGISAGIAGNILVGMLFFKSSINKESIKYLLILDLRVILLEIPLLIILFVGMLYAGGNAEVAAIQALTVGKWASIFWFGVIGFGLISPLLIAFTALRNHAYKIGFILINSMIVLAGVILLRFYVVYAGQLFTGA, from the coding sequence ATGAATAATATGTGGGGAAGCACAGCTCAATATGAGGTTATAAGTTGGCCTTGGCCAATTGCAGTATATCTATTTTTAGCAGGACTTAGTGCAGGTTCTATAATCATTGCACTTCTTGTAAAATGGAATAGACATGAAAAAGATAGTTCATCTATTTGGGATGCTATGGTTAAAGCTGGTGCGATAATCTCTCCTCTTACTATTTGTGTTGGATTATTGCTTTTAATTGTTGATTTAGGGAAACCTTTATCTTTTTATTGGTTATTAATAAGTTATAACTTTACATCAGTTATGACACTTGGTGTAATAGCTTTATTTATCTATACACCTTTAGCATTTGTTTTTATGGGATTGATTTTTGAAGATACGATTAAAGAAAATAAACTTTTATCTATTTTTTCACCAATAATTTCATATATTAAAAGTTTTGAAGTTTATGCAAAAAGAATTGAGTATGTATTGTTTGGATTGGCCTTAATAGTAGGAGCTTATACAGGGTTCTTATTATCAGCTAATATGACATATCCATTGTGGAATTCACCTGTACTACCTATTTTATTCTTAGCTTCTGGTATAAGTGCAGGTATTGCAGGAAATATTTTGGTTGGTATGCTTTTCTTTAAAAGTAGTATCAATAAAGAGAGTATTAAATATTTGTTGATTTTAGATTTAAGAGTTATTTTATTAGAAATACCTCTATTAATTATACTATTTGTTGGTATGCTTTATGCAGGTGGAAATGCTGAAGTTGCAGCAATTCAAGCATTAACTGTTGGAAAATGGGCTTCTATTTTCTGGTTTGGAGTTATTGGTTTTGGATTGATTTCACCTTTATTAATAGCATTTACTGCATTAAGAAACCATGCTTATAAAATTGGATTTATATTAATAAACTCAATGATTGTATTAGCAGGTGTTATACTACTTAGATTTTATGTGGTATATGCTGGACAATTGTTTACAGGAGCATAA
- a CDS encoding 4Fe-4S dicluster domain-containing protein has product MSKKYRMIHDENLCIGCQACSVACRSENDVPDDIFRLQVRVETKGTFPNLKMDMRRQSCVMCEDAPCVEVCPTKASFQTNDGVVHIDESTCVSCKYCIVACPYNARFMNPVTKAVDKCTFCYSNRVKKGLDPACVTVCPTDALVFGDISDTSSEVYKKANENNLLYPKAHLGTKPKVAFVPNKRGVSYE; this is encoded by the coding sequence ATGAGTAAAAAATATAGAATGATTCATGATGAAAATTTATGTATAGGTTGCCAAGCTTGTAGTGTTGCATGTAGAAGTGAAAACGATGTTCCAGATGATATTTTTAGACTACAAGTAAGAGTTGAAACAAAAGGAACTTTTCCAAATTTAAAAATGGATATGAGAAGACAATCATGTGTTATGTGTGAAGATGCACCATGTGTTGAGGTTTGTCCAACAAAAGCATCATTTCAGACAAATGATGGAGTTGTGCATATTGATGAAAGCACATGTGTATCTTGTAAATACTGTATTGTTGCTTGTCCTTATAATGCAAGATTTATGAATCCTGTTACTAAAGCAGTGGATAAATGTACTTTTTGTTATTCAAATAGAGTAAAAAAAGGTTTAGATCCAGCATGTGTAACAGTTTGTCCAACAGATGCATTAGTATTTGGAGATATAAGTGATACAAGTTCTGAAGTTTATAAAAAAGCAAATGAGAATAATTTATTGTATCCAAAAGCACATTTAGGAACTAAACCTAAAGTAGCCTTTGTTCCTAATAAAAGAGGAGTAAGTTATGAATAA